One Paraburkholderia caffeinilytica DNA segment encodes these proteins:
- a CDS encoding NAD-glutamate dehydrogenase produces MQAKNEEAVTHLLNDVFEFARGRLPEPTFKVVEPFLRHYYDFVDTDDLQSRSIADLYGAALAHWQTAQRFVPGSERLRVYNPILEQHGWHSDHTVVEIVNDDMPFLVDSVSMAVNRLGLALHSVVHPVFRIWRGPDGSIVRVGQGAEDSADTRSQLASFIHFEVDRCGDAAKLDALRDEIAKVLRDVRAAVEDWPKIVELARATVKGMKAGEAGPEGLEARAFLEWMVADHFTFLGQRDYELVQHDIGFGLRAIPGSGLGILRDELRTAGAAEVTPLPPAAVDIISGSSPIFLTKANSRATVHRPGYLDYVGIKLTGADGKVTGERRFIGLYTSTAYLVSAAEIPIVRRKCANIVRRAGFLPKGHLAKSLVTVLETYPRDELFQAEENQLYDIALGVLRLQEHQRTRMFVRRDRFDRFVSCLVFVPRDKYNTDLRQRIANLLVDAFNGESVEFTPLLSESTLARIHFVVHAKPGGMPNVDTRELEARLVHVTRRWQDDLADALLDAFGEEQGNRLLQHYADSFPPGYRDDYPARTAVRDIELIERVQGSERLAMNLYRPIEAGPRAFRFKVYRAGLPIALSRSLPMLEHLGVRVDEERPYLIEALDATPAWIHDFGLELADDAEFDIERVKDLFEDAFEQVWTGGIESDDFNRLVLRAQLSAREVTILRAYARYLRQVGSTFSDAYIERAVTGNPAIARMLVELFVARFDPVLGASREARVDNLLETIDSALDQVPNLDEDRILRQFLGVIKATQRTNYYRFDADGHPKPYLSFKFNPAQVPGLPEPKPMFEIWVYSPRVEGVHLRGGRVARGGLRWSDRREDFRTEVLGLMKAQMVKNVVIVPVGSKGGFVVKNPPPQSERDAWMREGIACYQTFLRGLLDLTDNLAGTAVVPPPDVVRHDPDDPYLVVAADKGTATFSDYANAISQEYGFWLDDAFASGGSVGYDHKKMAITARGAWESVKRHFREMGVDTQTTDFTVVGVGDMSGDVFGNGMLLSPHIKLVAAFDHRHIFLDPNPDPAVSLAERGRLFVLDRSSWADYDPSLISAGGGVFPRTAKTIPLSPAVQSVLGISAPALAPTELMRAILQAPVDLLYNGGIGTYVKASRETHLQVGDRAVDAIRVNGADLHCKVVAEGGNLGLTQLGRIEFAQRGGRINTDAIDNSAGVDCSDHEVNIKILLGLVVSDGEMTGKQRNTLLAEMTDEVGLLVLQDNYYQTQALSIAGRYGVELLDAEARLMRYLERAGRLNRVIEFLPSDEEVAERQTAKQGLTTPERAVLLAYSKMWLYDALLESSMPEDPLVSEMLIEYFPKPLRQRFSEPMQRHPLRREILATHLTNALVNRVGCEFVHRLMEETDAQPGNIVRACIMARDVFDLDEVWRSIDALDNRVADDVQARMFVEVARLVERSALWFLRQLQSGAVSDGDVAGLLARCRDAAQRLAPQWPVLLPSADLDALSERQRVLVDAGVDSELAVRIASGEISAALLDIAEVASTCGRSLELVAGVYFALGTLLNYGWISERATALPAPTHWDMLARATALAELARLKRALTTSALAGADEASTPDALVQAWREKRTAQLERYARLLADLRATGGASLSMLLVIVREMAALERA; encoded by the coding sequence ATGCAAGCAAAGAATGAAGAAGCCGTCACGCACCTGCTCAACGATGTCTTTGAATTTGCGCGAGGGCGCTTGCCGGAGCCGACCTTCAAAGTCGTCGAGCCTTTCCTGCGGCACTACTACGACTTTGTCGACACCGACGACCTGCAGAGCCGCTCGATCGCCGATCTCTACGGCGCGGCGCTAGCCCACTGGCAAACCGCGCAGCGCTTCGTGCCAGGCAGCGAACGGCTGCGCGTCTACAACCCGATACTCGAACAGCACGGCTGGCATTCCGATCACACGGTGGTCGAGATCGTCAACGACGACATGCCGTTTCTGGTCGATTCGGTATCGATGGCGGTCAACCGCCTCGGGCTCGCGCTGCACTCAGTCGTGCACCCGGTGTTTCGCATCTGGCGCGGACCGGACGGCAGCATCGTGCGCGTGGGTCAGGGCGCTGAAGACTCCGCCGATACGCGCTCGCAGCTCGCCTCGTTCATCCACTTCGAGGTCGACCGTTGCGGCGACGCAGCGAAGCTCGACGCGTTGCGTGACGAGATCGCCAAGGTGCTGCGCGACGTGCGCGCCGCGGTGGAAGACTGGCCGAAGATCGTCGAACTCGCGCGCGCCACAGTCAAAGGCATGAAGGCGGGCGAGGCGGGGCCGGAAGGTCTCGAGGCCCGCGCGTTCCTCGAATGGATGGTGGCCGATCATTTCACGTTTCTCGGCCAGCGCGACTATGAATTGGTGCAGCACGATATCGGCTTTGGCCTGCGTGCGATACCCGGCTCCGGCCTCGGCATTCTGCGCGATGAGTTGCGTACTGCGGGCGCCGCCGAAGTCACGCCGTTGCCGCCGGCGGCTGTCGATATCATCTCCGGCTCGTCGCCCATTTTCCTGACCAAGGCCAACTCGCGTGCAACGGTGCATCGACCGGGCTATCTGGATTACGTCGGCATCAAGCTGACCGGTGCGGACGGCAAGGTGACCGGCGAACGGCGCTTTATCGGCCTGTACACGTCCACCGCGTACCTGGTGTCGGCCGCGGAGATTCCGATCGTGCGGCGCAAATGCGCGAACATCGTGCGGCGGGCCGGTTTTCTGCCGAAAGGGCATCTGGCCAAATCACTCGTGACGGTGCTCGAAACCTATCCGCGCGACGAACTGTTTCAGGCTGAGGAAAATCAGCTCTACGATATCGCGCTGGGTGTGCTCCGTTTGCAGGAGCATCAGCGCACGCGCATGTTCGTGCGGCGCGACCGTTTCGACCGTTTCGTGTCGTGTCTCGTGTTCGTACCGCGCGACAAATACAACACCGATCTGCGGCAGCGCATTGCCAACCTGCTGGTCGATGCGTTCAACGGGGAAAGCGTCGAATTCACGCCGCTGTTGTCGGAATCGACGCTTGCGCGCATCCATTTCGTCGTGCATGCGAAGCCCGGGGGCATGCCCAATGTCGATACGCGTGAACTCGAGGCGCGGCTCGTGCACGTCACGCGCCGCTGGCAGGACGATCTCGCCGACGCGTTGCTCGACGCATTCGGCGAAGAGCAGGGCAACCGTCTTCTGCAGCACTATGCGGATTCGTTTCCCCCCGGCTATCGCGACGATTATCCGGCCCGTACCGCGGTGCGCGATATCGAGTTGATCGAACGCGTGCAGGGCAGCGAGCGGCTCGCCATGAACCTGTACCGCCCAATCGAAGCAGGGCCTCGCGCGTTCCGCTTCAAGGTTTATCGTGCGGGTCTGCCCATTGCGTTGTCGCGCAGTTTGCCGATGCTCGAACACCTCGGCGTGCGTGTCGATGAAGAGCGGCCCTATCTGATCGAAGCGCTCGACGCCACGCCTGCCTGGATTCACGACTTCGGCCTCGAACTCGCGGACGATGCGGAATTCGATATCGAACGCGTGAAGGATCTTTTCGAAGATGCGTTCGAACAGGTATGGACCGGCGGAATCGAAAGCGACGATTTCAATCGCCTCGTGTTGCGCGCGCAACTGAGTGCGCGCGAGGTGACGATTCTGCGTGCTTATGCCAGGTACCTGAGGCAAGTGGGTTCGACATTCAGCGACGCTTATATCGAACGCGCCGTCACCGGCAATCCGGCGATTGCCCGCATGCTGGTGGAGTTGTTCGTGGCGCGCTTCGATCCGGTGCTCGGTGCTTCGCGCGAGGCTCGCGTCGACAACTTGCTGGAGACGATCGACAGCGCGCTCGATCAGGTGCCGAATCTCGACGAAGACCGGATACTCCGGCAATTCCTCGGCGTCATCAAGGCCACACAGCGCACGAACTACTATCGCTTCGACGCCGACGGCCACCCGAAACCGTACCTGTCGTTCAAATTCAATCCCGCGCAGGTGCCCGGTTTGCCTGAACCGAAGCCGATGTTCGAAATCTGGGTGTACTCGCCGCGTGTGGAAGGCGTGCATTTGCGCGGCGGACGGGTTGCGCGCGGCGGTCTGCGCTGGTCGGATCGGCGTGAGGACTTCCGCACGGAAGTCCTCGGGTTGATGAAGGCGCAGATGGTGAAGAACGTGGTGATCGTGCCGGTCGGCTCCAAAGGCGGTTTCGTCGTGAAGAATCCGCCGCCGCAGAGCGAACGCGACGCGTGGATGCGTGAAGGCATTGCCTGTTATCAGACGTTCCTGCGCGGCCTGCTCGATTTGACCGACAACCTTGCGGGCACGGCCGTGGTGCCGCCGCCCGACGTGGTGCGGCATGATCCCGACGATCCCTATCTGGTCGTCGCCGCCGACAAGGGCACCGCAACCTTCTCCGACTACGCGAACGCGATCTCGCAGGAATACGGTTTCTGGCTCGACGACGCCTTCGCGTCGGGCGGTTCGGTCGGCTATGACCACAAGAAAATGGCGATCACGGCGCGCGGCGCATGGGAGTCGGTCAAGCGTCACTTCCGCGAAATGGGCGTCGATACGCAGACGACTGATTTCACCGTGGTTGGCGTCGGCGATATGTCGGGCGATGTATTCGGCAACGGCATGCTGCTGTCGCCACATATCAAGCTGGTGGCCGCATTCGATCATCGGCATATCTTTCTCGATCCGAATCCCGACCCGGCCGTCAGCCTTGCCGAACGTGGGCGCCTGTTCGTTCTGGACCGGTCGAGTTGGGCGGACTACGACCCTTCGCTGATCTCGGCGGGAGGCGGCGTGTTTCCGCGCACCGCCAAGACGATTCCGTTGTCTCCCGCCGTGCAGTCGGTGCTTGGCATCAGCGCGCCGGCGCTCGCGCCCACTGAATTGATGCGCGCGATTCTGCAGGCGCCCGTCGATCTGCTCTACAACGGCGGTATCGGCACCTATGTGAAGGCGAGCCGCGAAACGCATCTGCAGGTCGGTGACCGCGCCGTTGACGCGATTCGCGTCAACGGCGCCGATCTGCACTGCAAGGTTGTCGCGGAAGGCGGCAATCTCGGTCTCACGCAACTCGGACGTATCGAGTTCGCGCAGCGCGGCGGCCGCATCAATACCGATGCGATCGACAACTCCGCCGGGGTCGACTGTTCGGACCACGAGGTCAACATCAAGATCCTGCTGGGTCTGGTCGTCTCCGACGGCGAAATGACCGGGAAGCAGCGCAATACGCTGCTCGCGGAAATGACCGATGAAGTCGGCCTGCTCGTCTTGCAGGACAACTATTACCAGACCCAGGCGCTTTCGATCGCGGGACGCTACGGCGTCGAATTGCTCGATGCCGAAGCGCGTTTGATGCGCTACCTCGAACGCGCCGGTCGCCTGAACCGCGTGATCGAGTTCTTGCCCAGCGATGAAGAAGTCGCCGAACGCCAGACCGCGAAACAAGGGCTGACCACACCCGAGCGCGCGGTGCTGCTCGCCTATAGCAAGATGTGGTTGTACGACGCGCTGCTCGAATCGTCGATGCCGGAAGATCCACTCGTCAGCGAGATGCTGATCGAATATTTTCCGAAGCCGTTGCGGCAGCGCTTTAGCGAACCGATGCAACGTCACCCGTTGCGGCGCGAAATCCTCGCAACGCATTTGACCAATGCGTTGGTGAATCGCGTGGGCTGCGAGTTCGTGCATCGGCTGATGGAGGAAACCGATGCGCAGCCTGGCAACATCGTGCGCGCGTGCATCATGGCGCGCGACGTGTTCGATCTCGACGAAGTGTGGCGCAGTATCGATGCGCTGGATAACCGTGTCGCCGACGATGTGCAGGCGCGCATGTTCGTCGAGGTGGCGCGGCTCGTCGAACGCTCGGCGCTGTGGTTCCTGCGGCAGTTGCAATCGGGGGCGGTCAGCGACGGCGATGTCGCGGGCCTGCTCGCACGTTGTCGCGACGCGGCGCAGCGCCTCGCGCCGCAATGGCCGGTGCTGTTGCCGAGCGCCGATCTCGACGCGCTGTCCGAGCGGCAACGCGTGCTCGTGGACGCCGGTGTCGATAGCGAACTGGCGGTGCGAATCGCCAGCGGCGAGATCTCGGCGGCTTTGCTCGACATCGCCGAGGTGGCGTCGACCTGCGGGCGCAGTCTCGAACTCGTGGCGGGAGTCTACTTCGCGCTAGGCACGCTGCTGAACTACGGCTGGATCAGCGAGCGCGCGACCGCGCTACCGGCGCCTACACACTGGGACATGCTGGCGCGCGCCACGGCGCTGGCCGAGCTCGCACGCCTGAAACGCGCGCTGACCACGAGCGCGCTGGCCGGTGCCGACGAGGCGTCCACGCCGGATGCATTGGTTCAGGCATGGCGCGAGAAGCGCACCGCGCAACTCGAGCGTTATGCGCGCCTGCTTGCCGATCTGCGGGCCACGGGCGGTGCGAGCTTGTCGATGCTGCTGGTGATCGTGCGTGAGATGGCCGCGCTCGAAAGGGCATAG
- a CDS encoding cation diffusion facilitator family transporter: MKEESPKAIFYALAANLGIAVCKFAAAAFTGSGSMFAEAIHSTADCGNQLLLLFGLREARKPASPLHPMGGGREINFYSLLVALLLFFVGGAFSVYEGVHRLFAREPLQYAYVALVVLGVSVVLEALSLWGAVKEIRKTHPDKSMWRWFRETRESELLVVAGEDIAALAGLAIAFVAVLLTMVTGNPVYDALGSIGVGLLLMAIAWLVAREVKSMIVGESASPEVRRAIETHLRARSEIRSIINMITLQWGRHVVVAVQAEMIDYASGRAMVDAINVIEADLQATFPQVRWVFFEPDVPRV, translated from the coding sequence ATGAAAGAAGAATCGCCGAAAGCCATTTTCTATGCGCTCGCCGCCAACCTCGGCATCGCCGTCTGCAAGTTCGCCGCGGCTGCCTTCACCGGTTCCGGTTCGATGTTCGCCGAAGCCATTCACTCGACCGCCGACTGCGGTAACCAGCTCCTGCTGCTATTCGGCTTGCGTGAAGCGCGCAAGCCGGCGAGCCCGTTGCATCCCATGGGCGGTGGCCGCGAGATCAATTTCTATTCGCTGCTGGTGGCATTGCTGCTGTTCTTTGTCGGCGGCGCGTTTTCGGTTTATGAAGGCGTGCATCGTCTGTTTGCGCGCGAGCCGTTGCAGTATGCGTATGTGGCGCTTGTCGTGCTGGGCGTTTCCGTGGTGCTCGAAGCCCTTTCCTTGTGGGGCGCGGTTAAGGAAATCCGCAAGACGCATCCTGATAAAAGCATGTGGCGATGGTTTCGCGAAACGCGCGAGTCCGAATTGCTGGTGGTGGCCGGCGAGGACATTGCCGCGTTGGCCGGTCTTGCAATCGCCTTTGTCGCCGTGTTGCTGACGATGGTGACTGGCAACCCTGTCTACGATGCATTGGGCTCGATCGGCGTGGGCCTGCTGCTGATGGCGATTGCGTGGCTGGTGGCGCGCGAAGTGAAGTCGATGATCGTCGGCGAATCGGCGAGCCCGGAAGTGCGCCGCGCGATCGAGACACATCTGCGCGCCCGCTCCGAGATTCGCAGCATCATCAACATGATTACGCTGCAGTGGGGCCGTCATGTGGTGGTGGCGGTGCAGGCCGAAATGATCGACTACGCGAGCGGCCGCGCGATGGTCGATGCGATCAACGTGATCGAAGCGGACCTGCAGGCAACATTTCCGCAAGTGCGCTGGGTATTTTTCGAACCGGATGTGCCGCGGGTTTGA
- a CDS encoding purine-nucleoside phosphorylase yields the protein MLTRTLGAISAIALAACAAFTSGPASADDNDGGSHGRPVKVMIISMFGPEGQVWLDRLGPWRDITVDGLSPDYPTVHCNKQDVCVMTTGMGHSNAAASIMALTFSPRFDLRHTYFMVAGIAGIDPQQGTVGSAAWAKYLVDFGIQWEIDGREIPPGWNTGYLGINTKSPTDKPPLDYRTEVFQLNTQLADTAFALSRNVVLSDNAQAQAARAKYSYAPANRPPTVIQCDTLAGDTWWSGTLLGQRARDWTRILTDGNGVYCTTQQEDNATYEALKRAASVNKVDLNRVAVLRAGSDFDRPYDGQTSADNLLNYAAQGGFTIAIENLYRSGNPLVQDIAAHWGEWREGVPKR from the coding sequence ATGCTGACTCGCACACTCGGCGCGATCTCCGCAATTGCGCTCGCGGCTTGCGCCGCCTTTACATCCGGCCCTGCCAGCGCGGACGACAACGACGGCGGCTCGCACGGGCGGCCGGTCAAGGTGATGATCATTTCGATGTTCGGACCCGAGGGACAGGTATGGCTCGACCGGCTTGGCCCATGGCGCGACATTACGGTCGACGGCTTATCGCCGGATTATCCGACGGTTCACTGCAATAAGCAGGACGTGTGCGTCATGACCACTGGCATGGGGCATAGCAACGCTGCCGCGTCGATCATGGCGTTGACCTTCTCGCCGCGTTTCGATTTGCGGCATACGTACTTTATGGTGGCGGGGATTGCCGGGATCGATCCGCAGCAAGGCACGGTCGGATCCGCGGCGTGGGCGAAGTATCTGGTCGACTTCGGGATTCAGTGGGAGATCGATGGGCGGGAGATTCCGCCTGGCTGGAATACCGGGTACCTGGGCATCAATACCAAGAGTCCTACGGATAAGCCGCCGCTCGACTATCGGACGGAGGTGTTTCAGTTGAACACCCAGTTGGCCGATACGGCATTTGCCTTGTCGCGTAATGTTGTGCTGTCCGATAACGCTCAGGCGCAGGCTGCGCGGGCCAAGTATTCGTATGCGCCTGCGAATCGGCCGCCGACTGTCATTCAATGCGACACGCTGGCGGGCGATACCTGGTGGTCGGGGACGCTGCTTGGGCAGCGGGCGCGGGATTGGACCAGGATTCTGACGGACGGCAACGGCGTGTATTGCACCACGCAGCAGGAGGATAACGCGACGTATGAGGCGCTTAAGCGCGCGGCCTCGGTGAATAAGGTCGATTTGAATCGCGTTGCGGTGCTGCGGGCTGGGTCTGATTTCGATCGGCCTTACGATGGGCAGACTAGTGCGGATAATTTGCTTAACTATGCTGCGCAAGGGGGTTTTACGATTGCTATTGAGAACCTGTACAGGTCTGGGAATCCGCTTGTGCAGGATATTGCTGCTCATTGGGGAGAGTGGCGGGAGGGGGTGCCGAAGAGGTAG
- a CDS encoding DUF4148 domain-containing protein — protein sequence MKRNLLAGLTLSLLASAPVFAQSSGGSIGRAGTYETQPVPTTVGKTRAEVNAELVAAYRDGSLPALNRTSYPNKGLIGQTQAARIALQEGGSGEVTRVANGQ from the coding sequence ATGAAACGCAATCTCTTAGCAGGTCTGACTCTTTCGCTGCTTGCCAGCGCACCGGTGTTCGCTCAAAGCAGCGGTGGCAGCATTGGCCGTGCGGGCACATACGAAACGCAACCTGTGCCGACTACAGTCGGCAAAACGCGTGCGGAAGTTAACGCCGAGTTGGTCGCGGCGTATCGCGACGGTTCGCTGCCTGCGCTGAATCGTACGTCGTATCCGAACAAAGGTCTGATTGGTCAGACGCAGGCTGCGCGCATTGCATTGCAGGAAGGTGGCAGCGGCGAGGTCACGCGCGTGGCCAATGGGCAGTAA
- a CDS encoding LysR family transcriptional regulator has product MDRLQAMQVFTRVVDTNSFTRAAETLDLPRASVTTIIQNLEAFLGTRLMHRTTRRLSLTPDGAAYYERCVRILADVEETEASFQSGNKKPHGKLRIDMPGSIGRLLVIPSLCEFHTRYPDIDLQLGLTDRPVDLLQEGVDCVVRVGALQDSSLVARRIGLFEGVTCAAPDYIKRAGMPTSLEDLDNHKAVNYFSSRTGRTIDWAFMVDGKEVEVKMKSIVSVNDADAYVTCGLEGFGLIQPALFMVLPHLRSGQLVEVLPELKPLPMPISAVYPHSRHLSPKVRVFVDWIAELFDRCPLLSGRGSLDAMCTKRTFEERESAPILDTPVITEWVA; this is encoded by the coding sequence ATGGACCGGCTTCAGGCCATGCAAGTGTTCACGCGCGTCGTCGACACCAACAGCTTTACCCGTGCTGCGGAAACGCTCGACCTGCCGCGCGCCTCGGTTACCACCATCATTCAGAACCTCGAAGCGTTCCTCGGCACGCGGCTGATGCACCGGACCACGCGGCGTTTGTCGCTGACGCCCGACGGTGCGGCGTACTACGAACGCTGTGTGCGCATCCTCGCGGACGTCGAAGAGACCGAGGCCAGCTTCCAGAGCGGCAACAAGAAGCCGCATGGCAAGCTGCGCATCGACATGCCGGGATCGATCGGGCGTTTGCTGGTGATCCCTTCGCTGTGTGAATTCCACACGCGTTACCCGGACATCGACCTGCAGCTCGGCTTGACGGACCGGCCCGTCGATCTGCTGCAGGAAGGCGTGGATTGCGTGGTGCGGGTGGGCGCGCTACAGGATTCCTCGCTGGTGGCGCGCCGTATCGGTTTGTTCGAGGGCGTGACATGCGCGGCCCCCGACTACATCAAGCGCGCGGGCATGCCGACTTCGCTTGAAGACCTCGATAATCACAAAGCAGTCAATTATTTTTCGAGCCGCACGGGGCGCACGATCGATTGGGCCTTCATGGTTGATGGCAAAGAAGTCGAAGTGAAGATGAAGAGCATTGTGTCGGTGAACGACGCCGATGCCTACGTAACCTGCGGACTGGAGGGCTTCGGCCTGATTCAGCCGGCGCTCTTCATGGTGCTGCCGCATCTGCGTTCGGGCCAGCTGGTTGAAGTGTTGCCGGAGCTGAAGCCTTTGCCTATGCCGATTTCCGCAGTCTATCCGCACAGTCGGCATCTGTCGCCTAAAGTCCGTGTTTTCGTAGACTGGATTGCCGAGCTGTTCGACCGTTGCCCGTTGCTGAGCGGACGCGGCAGTCTCGACGCGATGTGCACGAAGCGGACTTTCGAAGAACGCGAATCTGCGCCGATACTCGATACGCCGGTGATAACGGAGTGGGTCGCCTGA
- a CDS encoding alpha/beta hydrolase gives MDAFKPPYSFVPAGSGPAQADSTALDVTDVQIEGHAQDITLRLYRQAQKTALPVLLYFHGGGFTKGSIDQADYAARYFAEHLPALVVSVGYSLAPQFPFPAAPEDAHRAALWVQTRARAFGGNSKKLGVAGHDAGGQLANCLAFIARDRGDVRIAAQALFGPMLDPSLTRLGDEQRLGSDITAKECAACYRAYLPQASQRMHPYAAPLESSRLAGLPATLIATAQNDVLHVEAEKYASSLIDAGVLTQVVRYPSISHAALADHPPALQEAVRFFQWRFDARAHR, from the coding sequence ATGGATGCATTTAAACCGCCGTACTCCTTTGTGCCCGCCGGCAGCGGCCCGGCACAGGCCGACAGCACGGCACTCGACGTCACTGACGTGCAGATCGAAGGGCACGCACAGGACATTACGTTGCGTTTGTACCGGCAAGCCCAGAAAACCGCACTGCCGGTATTGCTTTATTTCCACGGCGGCGGCTTTACCAAGGGCTCGATCGACCAGGCCGACTACGCCGCACGTTATTTCGCAGAACACTTACCGGCTCTGGTCGTGTCGGTCGGTTATTCGCTGGCGCCGCAGTTTCCGTTTCCGGCGGCGCCTGAAGACGCGCATCGCGCGGCGCTGTGGGTGCAGACACGAGCCCGCGCGTTTGGCGGGAATAGCAAGAAGCTCGGCGTGGCGGGCCACGATGCGGGCGGACAGCTGGCCAACTGCCTCGCTTTCATCGCGCGCGATCGCGGCGACGTGCGCATTGCCGCGCAAGCGCTGTTCGGACCGATGCTCGATCCGAGCCTGACGCGCCTCGGCGACGAACAGCGGCTCGGCTCGGACATCACCGCGAAGGAGTGCGCCGCGTGTTATCGCGCGTATCTGCCGCAAGCGTCGCAACGCATGCATCCGTATGCCGCGCCGCTCGAATCGTCGCGCCTCGCGGGCCTGCCGGCCACGCTGATCGCGACGGCGCAAAACGACGTGCTGCATGTGGAAGCGGAAAAGTACGCGAGCAGCCTGATCGACGCGGGTGTGCTGACCCAGGTGGTCCGCTATCCCAGCATCTCGCACGCCGCGTTGGCCGACCATCCGCCCGCCTTGCAGGAAGCGGTGCGATTTTTTCAGTGGCGCTTCGATGCGCGCGCCCATCGCTGA